In Planctomycetia bacterium, the following are encoded in one genomic region:
- a CDS encoding MBL fold metallo-hydrolase, with protein sequence MIKLTFHGAAETVTGSKYLLETDRGRILIDCGLFQGLKELRQRNWNPLPFPAASVDAVVLTHAHIDHIGYLPHFVKSGFEGRVLATPATVDLMSILLLDSARNQENDAEYANRKGFSKHRPALPLYDERDVKRTMQLVDAVPREAWFNPAGDIWCRYHDAGHLLGSAMIEVEVRSGPKPLRMKPLRITFSGDVGRYDAPLYHDPLSPPACDYLICESTYGNRDHGTENVLDQLCDVVLASIERGGVMLTASFAVGRAQQIIYLLRVLIEQGRIPELPIYLDSPMASTAMDVFRKYAADHDLVEMGGRNPKQVLEAPNVHLARSAEESKRINEVAGPAVIIASSGMMTGGRILHHLKRRLPDPKTTLVVGGYQAEGTRGRDIQDGRRTIRVFGSDVPVRGHVAEISAISGHAGRSELLRWLQPLAPPKRTFITHGELDAANALAQTLRQDRGWNVTIPKMGEAFTLEHGT encoded by the coding sequence ATGATCAAGCTCACCTTCCACGGCGCGGCCGAAACCGTCACCGGTTCGAAGTATCTCTTGGAAACCGATCGCGGCCGCATCCTCATCGATTGCGGGCTGTTTCAAGGTCTCAAGGAATTGCGGCAGCGCAATTGGAATCCGCTTCCGTTTCCGGCCGCGTCGGTCGATGCCGTCGTGCTCACGCACGCGCATATCGACCACATCGGCTACTTGCCGCATTTCGTGAAGTCGGGCTTCGAAGGTCGCGTGCTCGCGACGCCGGCCACGGTCGATCTGATGAGCATCCTGCTGCTCGATTCTGCGCGGAATCAAGAGAACGATGCCGAGTATGCGAATCGAAAAGGGTTCTCGAAGCACCGGCCCGCGCTGCCGCTTTACGACGAGCGCGACGTGAAGCGCACGATGCAGCTCGTCGATGCCGTGCCGCGCGAAGCGTGGTTCAATCCGGCCGGCGATATCTGGTGTCGCTATCACGACGCCGGCCATCTGCTCGGCTCGGCGATGATCGAGGTCGAAGTGCGCTCGGGCCCAAAGCCGCTGAGAATGAAGCCGCTGAGAATTACGTTCTCGGGCGACGTCGGCCGCTACGATGCCCCGCTCTATCACGACCCACTCTCGCCGCCGGCCTGCGACTACCTCATCTGTGAAAGCACCTACGGCAATCGCGATCACGGCACCGAAAACGTCCTCGATCAATTGTGCGATGTCGTCTTGGCGTCGATCGAGCGCGGCGGCGTCATGCTCACGGCGTCGTTCGCCGTCGGCCGCGCGCAGCAGATCATCTATCTGTTGCGCGTGCTGATCGAGCAGGGGCGGATTCCCGAGCTACCGATCTATCTCGATAGCCCGATGGCGAGCACGGCGATGGACGTGTTCCGCAAGTATGCCGCCGATCACGACCTCGTCGAAATGGGAGGCCGAAACCCGAAGCAAGTGCTCGAAGCGCCGAACGTGCATCTCGCGCGCTCGGCCGAAGAGTCGAAACGAATCAACGAGGTCGCCGGCCCGGCCGTGATTATCGCCAGCAGCGGCATGATGACCGGTGGTCGCATCTTGCACCACTTGAAGCGGCGCTTGCCCGACCCGAAGACGACGCTCGTCGTCGGCGGCTATCAAGCCGAGGGAACACGCGGACGGGATATTCAAGACGGTCGTCGCACGATCCGCGTCTTCGGCAGCGACGTGCCGGTGCGTGGGCATGTCGCCGAGATTTCAGCCATCAGCGGACACGCCGGTCGGAGCGAACTCTTGCGTTGGCTTCAGCCGCTCGCGCCCCCCAAACGCACGTTCATCACCCACGGCGAACTCGACGCCGCGAATGCCTTAGCGCAGACATTGCGGCAAGACCGAGGCTGGAACGTCACGATCCCGAAGATGGGCGAAGCGTTTACGCTGGAGCACGGCACATGA
- a CDS encoding LOG family protein translates to MSGESPRPGSADQNEPKTTTEAELLRRLMNAPSYLRADRDIDFLNRDALRPVRMQLELLKPEMALEENGIDSTIVLFGSARIAERSLAEVRVREAEAALAAGPNEPRAVRELARVRRLAALAHYYDEAREFARIVSSTCQIQGKCDFVILTGGGPGIMEAGNRGAHDVGAKSIGLNITLPHEQFPNPYITPALCFQFRYFALRKMHFLMRAQALVVFPGGYGTLDELFETLTLRQTGKLKPIPIILYGREYWERAFDPQFLADEGTISDEDLSLIQYCDDPTETWNIIQTFYREQGEKEEKTLK, encoded by the coding sequence ATGAGCGGCGAATCGCCCCGGCCGGGATCGGCAGACCAAAACGAACCGAAGACGACCACGGAAGCGGAACTGCTCCGGCGGCTGATGAACGCACCGAGCTACCTCCGCGCCGATCGCGACATCGACTTTCTGAATCGCGATGCGTTGCGTCCGGTGCGGATGCAACTGGAGCTGTTGAAGCCCGAGATGGCGCTCGAAGAAAACGGTATCGACTCGACGATCGTGCTGTTCGGCAGCGCGCGGATCGCGGAGCGCTCGCTCGCCGAGGTGCGCGTGCGCGAAGCCGAAGCGGCGCTTGCCGCCGGCCCGAACGAACCGCGCGCCGTGCGAGAGCTGGCGCGCGTGAGGCGGCTGGCCGCGCTGGCGCACTATTACGACGAGGCCCGGGAGTTTGCTCGGATCGTGTCGAGCACTTGTCAGATCCAAGGGAAGTGCGACTTCGTGATTCTCACCGGCGGCGGCCCGGGCATCATGGAAGCCGGCAACCGCGGCGCGCACGACGTCGGCGCGAAATCCATCGGGCTCAATATCACGCTGCCGCACGAGCAGTTTCCGAACCCTTACATCACGCCGGCCTTGTGCTTTCAGTTCCGCTATTTCGCGTTGCGGAAGATGCACTTCCTCATGCGAGCCCAAGCGCTGGTCGTGTTTCCCGGCGGCTACGGCACGCTCGACGAGCTCTTCGAAACGCTCACGCTCCGACAAACGGGCAAGCTCAAACCGATCCCGATCATTCTCTACGGCCGCGAGTATTGGGAGCGCGCCTTCGATCCGCAATTCTTAGCCGACGAAGGGACGATCTCCGACGAAGACCTGAGCTTGATACAATACTGCGACGACCCGACGGAGACGTGGAACATCATCCAAACCTTCTACCGCGAGCAAGGGGAGAAGGAGGAGAAGACGTTGAAATAG
- a CDS encoding aldehyde dehydrogenase family protein gives MATATPPRPAGPKIRLTKLFIDNQWVDAAEGGTIEALNPATGAVIATVAAGTAADIDKAVKSSRRALDKGPWGKMDAADRGECLYRLALLIEQHAEELAQLESLNCGKTITDSRGDMKGSVNFLKYFAGMADKIQGNTLPMRGEFLSYTLRQPVGVVAQIIPWNFPVFIMCGKIAQTLACGNVMVIKPAEQTPLTALRIAELAAEAGFPAGVINVVNGFGETAGAALCVHPEVDMVGFTGHVDTAKIIQHAVTPTLKRTAFELGGKSPNVIFADCDMDQAVAGAYHAIYFHGGQCCTAGSRLFVEKKIQDEFVGKLAEKAKQRKVGDPLDPNTQQGPQVSKEQLDKILGYVELGKKQGAQLVTGGAQRGSEGFFIEPTIFNNVKDEMSIARDEIFGPVVSVLPFSDVEEMVERANNTNYGLAAGVWTKNIDKAHLFAKRVKAGTVWVNCYHVLDASTPFGGFKQSGHGRDFGTAAIEHYTELKTVTVKLG, from the coding sequence ATGGCGACCGCTACGCCTCCTCGTCCGGCCGGGCCGAAAATTCGTCTCACCAAACTCTTCATCGACAACCAATGGGTCGATGCCGCCGAAGGGGGAACGATCGAAGCGTTGAATCCGGCGACCGGTGCCGTGATCGCGACCGTCGCCGCAGGGACCGCCGCCGACATCGACAAGGCCGTGAAGTCGTCGCGCCGCGCGCTCGACAAAGGTCCATGGGGCAAGATGGACGCCGCCGATCGGGGCGAGTGTCTCTACCGTTTGGCACTCTTGATCGAACAACACGCCGAAGAGCTCGCGCAGCTCGAGTCGCTGAACTGCGGCAAGACCATCACCGACTCGCGCGGCGATATGAAGGGCTCCGTCAACTTCCTGAAATACTTCGCCGGCATGGCCGACAAGATTCAAGGGAACACGCTGCCGATGCGCGGCGAGTTCCTCTCGTACACGTTGCGCCAACCGGTCGGCGTCGTCGCGCAGATCATTCCGTGGAACTTCCCGGTCTTCATCATGTGCGGCAAGATCGCACAGACCTTGGCCTGCGGCAACGTGATGGTCATCAAGCCGGCCGAGCAAACGCCGCTCACCGCGCTCCGCATCGCCGAACTCGCCGCCGAAGCAGGCTTTCCAGCCGGCGTGATCAACGTCGTGAACGGCTTCGGCGAAACGGCCGGGGCCGCGCTGTGCGTTCATCCGGAGGTCGACATGGTCGGCTTCACCGGCCATGTGGACACCGCGAAGATCATCCAACACGCCGTCACCCCAACGTTGAAGCGCACCGCCTTCGAGCTCGGCGGCAAGAGCCCGAACGTGATCTTCGCCGATTGCGATATGGACCAGGCGGTCGCCGGCGCTTACCACGCCATCTACTTCCACGGCGGCCAATGTTGCACGGCGGGCAGCCGGCTGTTCGTCGAGAAGAAGATTCAAGATGAGTTCGTCGGCAAGTTGGCCGAGAAGGCCAAGCAGCGCAAGGTCGGCGACCCGCTCGACCCGAACACGCAACAAGGCCCGCAAGTGTCGAAGGAACAGCTCGACAAAATCCTGGGCTACGTCGAGCTCGGCAAGAAACAAGGGGCGCAGCTCGTCACCGGCGGCGCGCAGCGCGGCAGCGAAGGGTTCTTCATCGAGCCGACGATCTTCAACAACGTGAAAGACGAAATGTCGATCGCCCGCGATGAAATCTTCGGCCCGGTCGTGAGCGTGTTGCCGTTCAGCGACGTTGAAGAGATGGTCGAACGGGCGAACAACACCAACTACGGTCTCGCGGCCGGCGTGTGGACGAAGAACATCGACAAAGCGCATCTCTTCGCAAAGCGCGTGAAGGCCGGAACCGTGTGGGTCAACTGCTATCACGTGCTCGATGCTTCGACCCCATTCGGCGGCTTCAAGCAGTCGGGCCACGGTCGCGATTTCGGCACCGCCGCGATCGAGCACTACACCGAGTTGAAGACCGTCACGGTCAAGCTCGGTTAA
- a CDS encoding tetratricopeptide repeat protein, which yields MTFRSFYRLAPIAILYLSTSIGLGLALVYTSAAEQASAADAPAGEDKGQAELDAALDARISAKSFDDLEQVIKQTRKAIEKGLGPTNLMYAKKLLASVFYQRGETLGERVLEATDFDPRVAQARVAAVGDLSEALANDPDLSAAYVLIARLQLLPGGDIKQAKTMLDAAVKSKATDDETRAKALTLRSAFGSKPEERLADLDEAIRLNAGDAQTFRLRAAVKLSTNKAAEAVADFDEALLIAPTHAATHEARGLALAAQEKWEEAKKSLTRAAQLVPQSPAAILQRGRVSLLAGDTKSAIADAEAALKITPDMPEAILLRGRARQAAGDKQGAREDADLLLKRFPDAPGALRSRVALLLDDNKYEESIPDLEKLAKLEPEDDAILLQLAVVRNALKQHAEVIDISNRLLKRDADNWRAMRIRGDAHLNAGKQADAIADYEAALKIEPKDTGILNNLAWVLATSPDDKLRNGKRAIELADKACQLTNHKIVHILSTLAAAYAEEGNFTAAKEWSNKALAAAEGDAEKESLRKELASYEAKKPWREAIVGAVEKPEVKRK from the coding sequence ATGACGTTCCGCAGCTTCTATCGCCTCGCGCCGATCGCGATTCTCTACCTCTCTACAAGCATCGGCCTCGGCCTCGCGCTGGTCTATACATCGGCCGCCGAACAGGCAAGCGCCGCCGATGCGCCGGCCGGCGAAGACAAAGGACAGGCCGAGCTCGACGCCGCGCTCGATGCCCGTATCTCGGCGAAGTCGTTCGACGATCTCGAGCAAGTCATCAAGCAGACGCGCAAAGCGATCGAGAAAGGTCTCGGCCCGACCAATTTGATGTATGCGAAGAAGCTCTTGGCTTCGGTGTTTTATCAACGGGGCGAAACGCTCGGCGAACGGGTGCTGGAAGCGACCGACTTCGATCCGCGCGTGGCGCAGGCACGCGTCGCCGCCGTCGGCGATCTCAGCGAAGCGCTCGCCAACGATCCGGATCTTTCGGCGGCGTACGTGCTCATCGCCCGCTTGCAACTTCTTCCCGGCGGCGACATCAAGCAAGCTAAAACGATGCTCGACGCGGCGGTGAAATCCAAGGCGACCGACGACGAAACCCGAGCGAAAGCCTTGACGCTGCGGAGCGCCTTCGGCTCGAAGCCGGAAGAGCGCCTCGCCGATCTCGACGAAGCGATCCGCCTCAACGCCGGCGACGCGCAAACGTTTCGCCTCCGCGCCGCGGTGAAGCTGAGCACGAACAAAGCGGCGGAAGCGGTCGCCGATTTCGATGAGGCTTTGCTGATCGCCCCGACGCACGCCGCTACGCACGAAGCCCGCGGACTAGCGCTCGCCGCGCAAGAGAAATGGGAGGAAGCGAAGAAGAGCCTCACGCGCGCCGCACAACTCGTCCCTCAATCTCCGGCCGCGATTCTGCAACGAGGTCGCGTGAGCCTGCTGGCGGGCGATACGAAGTCGGCCATCGCCGATGCCGAAGCGGCGCTGAAGATCACGCCGGACATGCCGGAAGCGATTCTGCTTCGCGGCCGCGCACGACAAGCCGCCGGCGACAAGCAAGGCGCGCGCGAAGACGCCGACCTGCTGCTGAAACGCTTCCCCGACGCTCCGGGCGCATTGCGCTCGCGCGTCGCCCTGTTGCTCGACGACAATAAGTACGAAGAGTCGATCCCCGACTTGGAAAAGTTGGCGAAGCTGGAACCGGAAGACGACGCGATCTTACTGCAGCTGGCCGTCGTGCGCAACGCGTTGAAGCAGCACGCCGAAGTGATCGACATTTCCAACCGTCTGCTGAAGCGCGATGCCGACAACTGGCGCGCGATGCGCATTCGGGGCGATGCACACCTCAACGCCGGCAAGCAAGCCGACGCAATCGCCGACTACGAGGCCGCGCTGAAGATCGAGCCGAAAGACACCGGCATCCTCAACAATCTCGCGTGGGTACTCGCGACCTCGCCCGACGACAAGCTGCGCAACGGCAAACGGGCCATCGAGCTCGCCGACAAAGCCTGCCAGCTAACGAACCATAAGATCGTGCATATCTTGAGCACGCTCGCGGCGGCGTATGCCGAAGAAGGAAACTTCACCGCCGCGAAAGAATGGTCGAACAAAGCCCTCGCCGCCGCCGAAGGAGACGCCGAAAAAGAAAGCCTGCGCAAGGAACTCGCGAGCTACGAAGCGAAAAAACCGTGGCGCGAAGCGATCGTCGGCGCGGTCGAAAAACCGGAAGTGAAGCGCAAGTAA